In Prosthecochloris sp. GSB1, the following proteins share a genomic window:
- the bioC gene encoding malonyl-ACP O-methyltransferase BioC, whose product MRQVNKGFVRQRFGKRLQGYHRHAFIQREMAERLAEMTAAHLPEGRAERLLEVGAGSGALTGALLSRVRAGAFYANDLVPECREMVENAAALCNVPLAGFLAGDIERCDCLPERLDLVASGATVQWLDDLPGFLRRMAGVLLPGGLLAFSTFGPDNMREIRSIESVGLHYHSLAALREMAREHFDVLDACEDRRRLDFTGPEAVLRHISGTGVNGLDRRAWTKSRHRSFVERYRRCFPAGEGVRLTYHTMCVVMRKR is encoded by the coding sequence ATGCGGCAGGTGAACAAGGGGTTCGTACGGCAGCGTTTTGGAAAGCGGCTGCAGGGATACCACCGCCACGCATTTATCCAGCGGGAGATGGCCGAACGCCTCGCTGAAATGACCGCTGCACATCTGCCGGAGGGACGGGCGGAACGGCTGCTGGAGGTCGGCGCCGGGTCAGGAGCCCTCACGGGAGCCCTGCTGTCGCGGGTTCGTGCCGGCGCCTTCTACGCCAACGACCTGGTGCCCGAGTGCCGGGAAATGGTCGAGAACGCGGCGGCGCTGTGCAACGTTCCGCTCGCCGGTTTCCTTGCCGGGGATATCGAACGGTGCGATTGCCTTCCCGAAAGGCTCGACCTGGTGGCTTCGGGCGCGACGGTCCAGTGGCTCGACGACCTGCCCGGTTTTCTTCGCCGCATGGCCGGAGTGCTCCTGCCCGGAGGGCTGCTCGCGTTCAGCACTTTCGGTCCGGACAACATGCGCGAGATCCGTTCGATCGAATCGGTCGGGCTGCACTATCATTCGCTCGCCGCGCTGCGGGAGATGGCCCGTGAACATTTCGACGTGCTCGACGCATGCGAGGACCGTCGCCGGCTCGACTTCACCGGTCCCGAAGCGGTTCTGCGTCATATCAGCGGAACGGGTGTCAACGGCCTCGACCGGCGCGCCTGGACGAAAAGCCGGCACAGGAGCTTCGTCGAACGATACCGCCGGTGCTTTCCCGCCGGGGAGGGAGTGCGCCTCACCTACCACACGATGTGCGTCGTGATGAGGAAACGATAG
- a CDS encoding DUF452 family protein, whose amino-acid sequence MITRWIRRKGNDRLLLFFNGWGMDGNTAAALDANTPPGFGRDVLLCYDYTVRGLPDGVADEIASYRERTLVAWSLGVRAAAEACLEGIQRAVAVNGTLTPISRDRGIAPEIFRATLEGWSGPNRERFYRRICGGAEQLGRFRAMAPERSVEDQKAELAAIEERVLRNPVTDASWQYTHAVIGGRDMIFPPAAQQAAWESCERTVIADMQHVPFFILDNWEALAGCGR is encoded by the coding sequence ATGATTACCCGCTGGATACGCCGCAAGGGAAACGACAGGCTGCTCCTGTTCTTCAACGGATGGGGGATGGACGGCAATACAGCCGCCGCCCTCGACGCCAATACCCCTCCGGGTTTCGGCAGGGATGTGCTGCTCTGCTACGACTACACCGTGCGGGGACTTCCGGACGGAGTGGCGGATGAGATCGCTTCCTATCGCGAACGCACGCTCGTTGCCTGGTCCCTCGGTGTCCGGGCGGCAGCCGAGGCATGCCTCGAAGGGATCCAGAGGGCGGTGGCCGTCAACGGAACCCTGACGCCGATCAGCCGGGACAGGGGTATCGCCCCGGAGATATTCAGGGCCACGCTTGAAGGTTGGTCGGGGCCGAACAGGGAGCGGTTTTACCGCCGCATATGCGGCGGCGCCGAGCAGCTCGGGCGGTTCAGGGCGATGGCTCCGGAACGGAGTGTGGAAGACCAGAAGGCAGAACTCGCGGCCATCGAAGAGCGTGTCCTTCGAAACCCCGTTACGGATGCGTCCTGGCAATACACGCATGCCGTTATCGGCGGCCGGGACATGATCTTTCCCCCGGCGGCGCAGCAGGCCGCATGGGAAAGCTGCGAGCGGACCGTGATCGCCGATATGCAGCATGTGCCGTTTTTCATCCTTGACAACTGGGAGGCTCTTGCGGGATGCGGCAGGTGA
- a CDS encoding aminotransferase class I/II-fold pyridoxal phosphate-dependent enzyme — translation MSFREHMTVELDALRSAGRFRTLVDIGRRDGRMVKSGERLLWNLSSNDYLGIGDDRELRNAYLSSFDPGSATDSFNLASSSSRLLTGNHRLYGELEERLAVLYERETALVFNSGYHANTGLLPALSGRHDLILCDRLNHASIIDGCRIADAAFRRYRHLDYRHLEELLEAARGRYRQVFIVTESVFSMDGDCADLRVLCELRDRYGAFLIVDEAHGAGAFGETGQGLCEVSATTGSIDIVVGTFGKAFASLGAYAVMDDLVRDYLVNTMRTLIFTTALPPVVLGWSLLVLEKQCAMGPQRERLRSLAERLRGELERNGLRTAGESHIVPVITGSNDSAVRAAELLREEGYLALPVRPPTVPENTARLRISLRADLDWEDIAAIPEILHQAMVKSSGTKNFSRLS, via the coding sequence ATGAGCTTCAGGGAGCACATGACCGTCGAGCTGGATGCCCTGCGCTCTGCCGGCCGTTTCAGGACGCTCGTGGATATCGGACGGCGCGACGGCCGGATGGTCAAGTCGGGGGAACGGCTGCTCTGGAACCTTTCCTCTAACGACTACCTCGGCATCGGTGACGACCGGGAGCTGCGCAACGCCTATCTCTCCTCGTTCGATCCCGGTTCGGCGACGGACAGCTTCAACCTGGCCAGTTCATCGTCCCGGCTGCTGACCGGGAACCACCGTCTCTACGGTGAACTCGAAGAGCGGTTGGCCGTGCTCTACGAGCGGGAAACGGCGCTCGTGTTCAACAGCGGCTACCATGCCAACACGGGTTTGCTCCCGGCGCTTTCCGGCCGTCACGACCTGATTCTCTGCGACCGGCTCAATCACGCGAGCATCATCGACGGTTGCCGGATCGCCGACGCCGCGTTCAGGCGTTACCGGCATCTCGATTACCGGCACCTCGAGGAGCTGCTCGAAGCGGCCCGGGGCAGGTACCGTCAGGTTTTTATCGTTACCGAGTCGGTATTCAGCATGGACGGCGATTGCGCCGACCTTCGGGTACTCTGCGAACTTCGCGACCGCTACGGAGCGTTCCTCATCGTCGACGAGGCGCACGGCGCGGGCGCTTTTGGCGAAACAGGGCAGGGGCTGTGCGAAGTCTCGGCCACAACGGGCTCCATCGACATCGTCGTCGGCACGTTCGGCAAGGCGTTCGCTTCACTGGGAGCCTACGCCGTCATGGACGACCTCGTCAGGGACTATCTGGTCAACACCATGCGGACGCTGATCTTCACCACGGCGCTGCCGCCGGTCGTGCTCGGCTGGAGTCTGCTCGTGCTTGAAAAGCAGTGTGCAATGGGCCCGCAGCGGGAGCGGCTCCGAAGCCTCGCGGAGAGGCTGCGCGGGGAACTGGAGCGTAACGGGCTGCGGACAGCAGGGGAAAGCCATATCGTGCCGGTGATCACCGGTTCCAACGACAGCGCGGTGCGCGCGGCGGAGCTTCTTCGCGAGGAAGGGTATCTCGCACTGCCCGTGCGTCCGCCGACGGTGCCGGAAAACACCGCCCGTCTCAGGATATCGCTCCGTGCGGACCTCGATTGGGAAGACATCGCCGCGATTCCGGAAATCCTGCATCAGGCCATGGTAAAATCGTCGGGAACGAAAAATTTTTCACGCCTTTCCTGA
- the bioD gene encoding dethiobiotin synthase produces the protein MVVSGNVVAITGIDTGVGKTVATGLLARALMRGGVRVMTQKLVETGASGISLDILRHRQIMGIVPQDEDRDGTTCPYVFGYPASPHLAAAREERRIDPGVIRSATRRLCGMYDLVLLEGAGGLLVPLDGETLIADYLRTLGCPVVLVSGPRLGSINHTLLSIETCLARGLRLGGVLYNRYGSSDAVMAEDTREVILRHLRACGCQCPLVDLPDLAGGGGLSYEEACALTGRRPV, from the coding sequence ATGGTCGTTTCAGGAAACGTCGTTGCGATAACGGGGATAGATACGGGGGTGGGCAAGACCGTCGCCACTGGGCTGCTCGCACGCGCGCTCATGAGGGGCGGCGTGCGGGTCATGACGCAGAAACTGGTCGAGACGGGGGCTTCGGGGATTTCCCTTGACATCCTCCGGCATCGCCAGATCATGGGCATTGTGCCGCAGGACGAGGACCGTGACGGCACGACCTGTCCGTACGTGTTCGGCTACCCGGCTTCACCGCATCTCGCGGCGGCAAGGGAGGAGCGCCGGATCGATCCCGGTGTGATCCGGAGCGCCACCCGCAGGCTCTGCGGCATGTACGATCTCGTGCTGCTGGAAGGCGCCGGGGGCCTGCTCGTGCCTCTCGACGGCGAAACCCTGATCGCCGACTACCTGCGGACGCTCGGTTGTCCGGTCGTGCTTGTTTCTGGCCCTCGCCTCGGCAGCATCAATCACACCTTGCTCTCGATCGAAACCTGTCTGGCAAGGGGGCTGCGGCTCGGCGGAGTGCTCTACAACCGGTACGGCTCGTCGGACGCGGTCATGGCTGAGGATACCAGGGAGGTTATTCTTCGCCACCTCCGCGCCTGCGGCTGCCAATGCCCGCTTGTCGACCTGCCGGATCTTGCCGGGGGAGGCGGGCTTTCATACGAAGAGGCGTGCGCGCTGACAGGGAGGAGGCCGGTATGA
- the bioA gene encoding adenosylmethionine--8-amino-7-oxononanoate transaminase has product MSCSTDLGFDREHIWHPYTSMRDPLPVYPVRRASGVHIELEDGRRLIDGMSSWWSVIHGYNHPVLNEAVERQLGAMSHVMFGGLTHEPAVRLAARLVEMTPEPLQKVFFSDSGSVSVEVAIKMALQYQHAAGRPERHRLLTVRSGYHGDTFAAMSVCDPVTGMHSLFSGTLPRQIFAEAPRCGFGEDCGEDCIEDFRRKIESHSHEIAAVIIEPVVQGAGGMRFYSPGYLSRVRELCDRHGVLLILDEIATGFGRTGRMFALEHAGVTPDIMCVGKALTGGYMTLAATLATSRVAEVISGGEPGVFMHGPTFMANPLACSVALASIGLLEAADWRKKVGDIERWLGEGLEPCRRLPAVADVRVLGAIGVVELDRPVDMATAQKLFVDRGVWVRPFGRLVYVMPPYIIAREEAEALTAAVCAVVEDATGDPGPGKVSESS; this is encoded by the coding sequence ATGAGCTGTTCAACGGATCTTGGTTTCGACAGGGAGCACATCTGGCATCCCTATACGTCCATGCGCGATCCGCTGCCGGTCTATCCGGTCAGAAGGGCGAGCGGCGTCCATATCGAACTCGAAGACGGCCGGAGGCTGATCGACGGCATGTCCTCGTGGTGGTCGGTCATCCACGGCTACAACCATCCGGTGCTGAACGAGGCGGTCGAACGCCAGCTCGGAGCGATGAGCCACGTTATGTTCGGGGGACTGACGCACGAACCGGCCGTCCGGCTCGCGGCCCGTCTGGTGGAGATGACCCCGGAGCCGCTGCAGAAGGTGTTTTTCAGCGATTCCGGATCGGTTTCCGTCGAGGTGGCCATCAAGATGGCCCTGCAGTACCAGCATGCGGCCGGCCGTCCGGAAAGGCACCGCCTGCTCACCGTGCGGTCGGGCTACCACGGCGACACGTTCGCCGCCATGTCGGTCTGCGATCCGGTCACCGGCATGCACAGCCTGTTCAGCGGCACGCTCCCCCGGCAGATTTTCGCCGAGGCCCCGCGCTGCGGCTTCGGAGAGGATTGCGGAGAGGACTGTATCGAGGATTTCAGGCGTAAGATTGAATCGCACAGCCACGAGATTGCGGCCGTGATTATCGAACCGGTCGTCCAGGGAGCGGGCGGGATGCGTTTCTACTCGCCCGGGTATCTTTCCCGGGTGAGGGAACTCTGCGACCGCCATGGCGTCCTGCTTATCCTCGACGAGATCGCCACCGGTTTCGGGCGGACCGGCAGGATGTTCGCGCTTGAACATGCCGGCGTTACGCCGGACATCATGTGCGTGGGGAAAGCCCTGACGGGCGGCTACATGACCCTTGCGGCGACGCTGGCGACAAGCAGGGTGGCCGAGGTCATTTCCGGCGGCGAGCCCGGCGTGTTCATGCACGGTCCGACCTTTATGGCCAATCCCCTGGCCTGTTCGGTCGCTCTTGCGAGCATCGGACTGCTGGAAGCGGCAGACTGGCGGAAAAAGGTGGGCGATATCGAGCGGTGGCTCGGCGAGGGCCTGGAGCCCTGCCGTCGGCTTCCAGCGGTCGCCGACGTGCGGGTGCTCGGCGCGATCGGCGTGGTCGAGCTCGACAGGCCGGTGGATATGGCAACGGCGCAGAAGCTCTTTGTCGACAGGGGGGTGTGGGTTCGTCCCTTCGGCAGGCTGGTCTATGTCATGCCGCCGTACATTATCGCACGGGAAGAGGCCGAAGCGCTCACGGCGGCTGTGTGCGCCGTCGTGGAGGATGCCACCGGCGATCCCGGCCCGGGAAAGGTTTCGGAGTCGTCATGA
- the prmA gene encoding 50S ribosomal protein L11 methyltransferase codes for MARSNDYTEIAFSLAPELFELCIGLLSGLGIEYFQEEENRLLAYLPDREWSLEKERDISETLASAFGSAPPFTVSHMADRNWNAEWEAHLEPIEVSDSLLIVQKQKDIEPKPGQIVIEINPKMSFGTGYHATTRLMLRQLEKLDLRGMKILDIGTGTGVLAIACRKLGNDREILALDNNDWAVENARENVVDNHAERIRVELLDAEEDLERLLGEHHDLILANINRNVIGRILPAIRTLAPGTPVLLSGIMIYDEPWLKKLLKRLRYATSKTIYEDEWLSSLVEPES; via the coding sequence ATGGCAAGATCGAACGATTATACCGAAATCGCCTTTTCGCTCGCACCCGAACTCTTCGAACTCTGTATCGGCCTGCTCTCCGGCTTGGGCATCGAATATTTCCAGGAAGAGGAGAACCGGCTTCTGGCCTACCTTCCCGATCGGGAGTGGTCCCTGGAGAAAGAGAGGGACATAAGCGAAACCCTTGCCTCCGCGTTCGGTTCGGCTCCGCCGTTCACGGTCAGCCACATGGCGGACAGGAACTGGAACGCCGAATGGGAGGCGCACCTCGAACCCATCGAGGTTTCCGACAGCCTCCTCATCGTTCAGAAACAGAAAGACATCGAACCGAAACCCGGACAGATCGTCATCGAGATCAATCCCAAGATGTCGTTCGGCACGGGATACCATGCCACAACCCGGCTCATGCTGCGGCAACTCGAAAAGCTCGACCTTCGGGGCATGAAGATTCTCGACATCGGCACCGGTACGGGCGTGCTGGCCATCGCCTGCCGAAAGCTCGGCAACGACCGTGAAATACTCGCCCTCGACAACAACGACTGGGCCGTCGAAAACGCCCGCGAAAACGTCGTCGACAACCATGCCGAACGCATCCGCGTGGAACTGCTCGATGCCGAGGAAGACCTTGAAAGGCTCCTCGGGGAACATCACGACCTTATTCTGGCCAACATCAACAGAAATGTCATCGGCAGGATTCTTCCGGCGATACGCACGCTGGCGCCCGGAACCCCCGTCCTGCTTTCCGGCATCATGATCTATGACGAGCCCTGGCTGAAAAAGCTGCTGAAACGGCTCCGTTACGCGACGTCCAAAACCATTTACGAGGACGAATGGCTCTCCAGTCTTGTGGAGCCCGAATCCTGA
- a CDS encoding Ppx/GppA phosphatase family protein yields MKRISFIDIGTNTALLLIADLDPVNNRIEPVFHKQTIVRLGRNVDEQKIIDHAAMQRLIQCMLDFKALSKEHEAGKIVAAGTSALRDAKNRMEIIDEVVRASGVVIKTLSGEEEAAMTFTGAVAGMENTPERFTVIDIGGGSTELSMGGIDHIEESVSLDIGSVRLTERFFSTLPPPEKELESAKAAIDRMLMEHLEPFFAGREQVFGVAGTLTTIATVVSGLERFEPEKIHNFRLRYDQVHDLLEEFKVSSLEQITVKGVPEGRADVITMGTLILHQFMRLLGVETITVSIQGLRFGLAQRELLDMRGQEDEAEIEADGKQADEAAGQE; encoded by the coding sequence ATGAAACGAATTTCCTTTATCGATATTGGCACCAATACGGCCCTGCTGCTCATAGCGGACCTGGACCCGGTGAACAACCGGATAGAACCGGTCTTCCACAAGCAGACCATCGTCCGGCTCGGCAGAAACGTCGACGAGCAGAAAATCATCGACCACGCCGCCATGCAGCGTCTCATCCAGTGCATGCTCGACTTCAAGGCTCTGAGCAAAGAACACGAGGCAGGCAAAATCGTTGCGGCGGGCACCAGCGCATTGCGAGACGCAAAGAACCGCATGGAAATCATCGACGAAGTCGTCAGGGCGAGCGGGGTCGTCATCAAGACCCTGAGCGGAGAGGAAGAAGCCGCCATGACCTTCACCGGAGCCGTGGCCGGCATGGAAAATACGCCCGAACGGTTTACGGTCATCGACATCGGCGGCGGCAGCACTGAACTATCGATGGGCGGCATCGATCATATCGAGGAGAGCGTCAGCCTCGATATCGGATCTGTCCGGCTGACCGAACGCTTCTTTTCAACGCTTCCGCCCCCGGAAAAGGAGCTTGAATCAGCCAAGGCGGCGATCGACCGGATGCTCATGGAGCATCTCGAGCCGTTTTTCGCCGGCAGGGAACAAGTTTTCGGAGTAGCCGGGACGCTGACAACGATCGCCACGGTCGTCTCCGGTCTCGAGCGGTTCGAACCGGAGAAAATCCACAATTTCCGGCTCCGCTACGACCAGGTCCATGACCTGCTCGAGGAATTCAAGGTATCCTCGCTCGAACAGATCACTGTTAAAGGCGTGCCCGAAGGACGCGCGGACGTCATCACGATGGGCACGCTCATCCTCCACCAGTTCATGCGGCTGCTCGGCGTGGAGACCATTACGGTAAGCATTCAGGGGCTCCGCTTCGGACTCGCGCAGCGCGAACTTCTCGACATGCGAGGCCAGGAAGACGAGGCGGAAATCGAAGCGGACGGGAAACAGGCCGACGAGGCCGCCGGGCAGGAGTAG
- a CDS encoding C40 family peptidase: MTANPHSGPFGRIITLSLACFLLILSGCAGSSQGVKYSGKNTKNYTPLPIVVPEEKLLGMLETISGLLGTGYNYGGSSVAGFDCSGFVQYVYRSAFGAAVPRTSRDLSKWGKKISRNRLRRGDLVFFRTGGSGINHVGIYIDDDLFAHASSSRGVTIGNLDNDYYDRHYARAVRLIEIRNRRR; encoded by the coding sequence ATGACCGCCAACCCCCATTCCGGTCCTTTCGGACGAATCATCACCCTCTCGCTCGCATGCTTTCTCCTGATCCTTTCGGGCTGCGCGGGCAGCTCTCAAGGCGTTAAATATAGCGGAAAAAACACAAAAAATTATACCCCGCTGCCGATCGTCGTTCCTGAAGAGAAACTCCTCGGCATGCTCGAAACCATCAGCGGACTGCTCGGCACCGGCTACAACTACGGCGGCTCTTCCGTGGCGGGTTTCGACTGTTCCGGGTTCGTTCAGTACGTCTACCGTTCGGCATTCGGCGCGGCCGTTCCGAGAACCTCGCGGGATCTTTCGAAGTGGGGAAAAAAAATTTCCAGGAACCGTCTCCGCAGAGGAGACCTGGTGTTCTTCAGAACAGGAGGATCTGGGATCAACCATGTCGGCATCTATATCGACGACGACCTTTTCGCCCACGCCTCGTCGAGCCGGGGCGTTACCATCGGCAATCTCGACAACGACTATTACGACCGCCACTATGCCCGCGCCGTGCGGCTGATCGAAATCAGGAACCGCCGCCGTTGA
- the lysC gene encoding lysine-sensitive aspartokinase 3, which produces MAVMKFGGTSIGTASAMQQAMDIVAGVQKQSAPLVVLSACSGITNKLIRIAEAAGESRLDEAMGLAGEVREHHRELVETLIRNTARRASLMERIEGYISELEMLVKGVDIVGELTARSFDTFCSFGELLSTSVFCEAMRQAGHDAEWLDIREVIITDDNFGTARPLDELCERNVREVIKPLLEQGKTVITQGFIGSTKDGKTTTFGRGGSDFTAALLGAWLSAGQIQIWTDVDGVMTCDPRIVPEARSIRVMTFSEAAELAYLGAKVLHPDTIAPAVRENIPVYVLNSQRPEAKGTVITNDSELLEGMSYGGLVKSIAVKKGQCIVNFRSNRMLGRHGFLVDFFTVFARTGVSVEMISTSEVSVSLTISDSPQVEVIARELGRMGEVELEHRVATVSVVGDNLRMSKGVSGRIFSSLKDVNVRMISQGASEINVGFVVEETDVPRAVQTLHHEFFSGEEACGIFEKPVCKE; this is translated from the coding sequence ATGGCTGTAATGAAATTCGGCGGAACGTCCATCGGTACGGCGTCCGCGATGCAACAGGCAATGGACATCGTTGCCGGGGTACAAAAACAATCGGCTCCCCTCGTGGTTCTCAGCGCGTGCAGCGGGATTACCAACAAACTGATCCGGATTGCCGAAGCCGCCGGGGAGAGCCGGCTCGACGAGGCAATGGGCCTTGCCGGAGAGGTCAGGGAGCATCATCGTGAACTGGTCGAAACGCTCATACGCAATACTGCGCGGCGCGCGTCGCTGATGGAGCGTATCGAAGGTTATATCTCCGAACTGGAAATGCTCGTCAAGGGCGTCGATATCGTCGGAGAACTTACCGCCAGATCGTTCGACACCTTTTGTTCGTTCGGGGAGCTGCTTTCGACCAGCGTTTTCTGCGAGGCGATGCGGCAAGCCGGTCACGACGCCGAATGGCTCGACATTCGTGAAGTCATCATCACGGATGACAATTTCGGTACCGCCCGCCCCCTTGACGAACTGTGTGAACGAAATGTCCGCGAGGTCATCAAGCCGCTCCTCGAACAGGGAAAAACCGTCATCACCCAGGGGTTCATCGGTTCGACGAAGGACGGCAAGACCACGACGTTCGGCAGGGGAGGCTCCGATTTCACGGCCGCGCTTCTCGGCGCGTGGCTTTCCGCCGGCCAGATCCAGATATGGACCGACGTCGACGGCGTGATGACCTGTGATCCCCGTATCGTTCCCGAGGCACGGAGCATTCGTGTCATGACCTTTTCAGAGGCGGCCGAGCTCGCCTATCTCGGTGCGAAGGTGCTCCACCCGGATACCATCGCTCCAGCGGTCAGGGAGAACATTCCGGTATACGTGCTCAACTCGCAACGCCCCGAGGCGAAGGGTACGGTCATAACCAACGATTCCGAACTGCTGGAGGGAATGAGCTACGGCGGACTCGTGAAATCCATTGCGGTCAAGAAAGGGCAGTGCATCGTCAATTTTCGCTCCAACAGGATGCTTGGCAGGCACGGCTTTCTCGTCGATTTCTTCACCGTTTTCGCCCGGACGGGCGTTTCGGTTGAAATGATCTCCACCAGCGAGGTTTCTGTTTCCCTCACGATCTCCGATTCGCCCCAGGTCGAGGTTATCGCGAGGGAACTCGGCAGAATGGGCGAAGTTGAGCTCGAACACCGTGTGGCTACGGTCAGCGTCGTCGGCGACAACCTCAGGATGTCAAAGGGGGTATCGGGCCGCATCTTCAGTTCACTGAAGGATGTCAATGTCAGGATGATTTCGCAGGGGGCATCCGAGATCAACGTGGGTTTTGTCGTCGAGGAGACCGACGTTCCCAGGGCGGTGCAAACCCTGCATCATGAGTTTTTCTCGGGAGAAGAGGCGTGCGGCATTTTCGAAAAGCCCGTCTGCAAGGAATGA
- a CDS encoding class I SAM-dependent methyltransferase has product MNREEFQQLQAPGARELIERHVAMDPADFVMRFRGRADMPARAIAEQIACRRKARKKLPELSKHNLLYTKLALEQASGEVAASFKAGLLSGGRMMDMSGGLGIDAFFFARRFREVVYCERDELLASVAGRNFRELGRSNIVTRIGDSVGELAEWPDDSFDWIYLDPARREREKRSVALEASSPDVVALHDLLLAKSRNFCVKASPLLETGALREKLPSLSEVMTVSVDGECKEVLLFCGRGTPRGLPVVIRAACLQAGREPFLVSDDEGDGNAILAGEPGEYLYEPDPAIIKARLTRVVAARFGLRFISPSVDYLTASRRVGEFPGRSFRIAETVVYKPKTFRKFLDVRGIGGASIQRRDFPLSPEEIRRKFRLKESDETYLFFTRDAAGALLCVRCSKR; this is encoded by the coding sequence ATGAACCGGGAGGAATTTCAGCAGCTTCAGGCCCCCGGCGCGCGCGAGCTGATCGAACGGCACGTCGCCATGGATCCCGCCGATTTCGTCATGCGCTTCAGGGGGCGCGCTGACATGCCCGCAAGGGCGATCGCGGAGCAGATAGCCTGTCGCCGCAAGGCCCGGAAAAAGCTCCCGGAACTCTCGAAACACAACCTTTTGTATACGAAACTGGCGCTCGAGCAGGCTTCGGGTGAAGTCGCGGCGTCGTTCAAGGCCGGCCTGCTCTCGGGCGGGCGGATGATGGACATGAGCGGCGGGCTGGGGATCGACGCGTTTTTTTTTGCACGGCGTTTCAGGGAGGTCGTCTATTGCGAACGCGACGAACTGCTGGCGTCGGTCGCTGGACGCAATTTCCGGGAACTCGGCAGGTCAAACATCGTCACGAGAATCGGCGACAGCGTAGGTGAGCTTGCCGAATGGCCCGACGATTCGTTCGACTGGATCTACCTCGATCCTGCCAGGAGGGAACGGGAGAAGCGTTCGGTGGCTCTTGAGGCGTCGAGCCCCGACGTGGTCGCCCTGCACGATCTTCTGCTTGCCAAGTCGCGGAACTTCTGCGTCAAGGCTTCTCCTCTTCTTGAAACCGGGGCTCTGCGGGAAAAACTACCCTCGCTTTCCGAAGTCATGACGGTGTCGGTGGACGGCGAATGCAAGGAAGTGCTGCTTTTCTGCGGCAGGGGAACGCCGCGGGGCCTGCCCGTCGTAATCCGGGCGGCCTGCCTTCAGGCAGGACGCGAACCGTTTCTTGTTTCGGACGACGAAGGAGACGGCAATGCAATTCTTGCGGGAGAACCGGGAGAGTATTTATACGAGCCGGATCCGGCAATCATCAAGGCCCGTCTGACGAGGGTTGTCGCGGCACGGTTCGGACTGCGGTTCATCAGCCCCTCTGTCGATTACCTCACCGCTTCACGCAGGGTCGGGGAGTTTCCCGGGAGGAGCTTCCGGATAGCAGAAACCGTCGTTTACAAGCCGAAGACGTTCAGAAAGTTTCTCGACGTGCGCGGTATCGGCGGCGCGAGCATACAGCGGCGCGATTTTCCCCTTTCTCCTGAAGAAATCCGCCGGAAATTCCGGCTGAAAGAGAGCGACGAAACCTATCTGTTTTTTACCAGGGACGCGGCGGGCGCGCTCCTGTGCGTCCGCTGTTCGAAACGCTGA